In a genomic window of Ardenticatenales bacterium:
- a CDS encoding long-chain fatty acid--CoA ligase, with protein MIIGDYITRRAQLTPDKIALVDTLHEQQPITYRAWAARINATANWLCEEIGVCKGDRVAVLAMNCTAYLDIWMACGRLGAILQNLNWRLSPAELRALLQDAEPSVLIYGPDFRETVAQLRQGVAGIRHWVALAERAHADDEPFTRRDSYPATPPPVVDLVADDPWVICYTGGTTGLPKGAILTHGAILANAGNTNFSWGLTGDDTAILNAPLFHAGGLNVFTFPLIIAGGTSIVCRGFDPDQVFDLIAGGGVTLFFGVPTMFLMLQQHPRWAEADFSRLKLVISGGAPCPMPIFEKFWERGVDFKTGYGLTEAGPNTFWLPPADVRRKPGYVGFPLQFVDVKVLRPDGRECAAEEGGELVIRGPHVCAGYWRNPEATAKAIHPIAADPSGRAWLHTGDIAVRDEEGYYRIVGRLKEMFISGGENVYPAEIESVLHAHPAVAEAAVVGVPDETWGEVGRAFVVLVAGRQVAAAELAAFCRQRLAAYKTPKSFVFLEELPKTGAGKIDKKQLA; from the coding sequence ATGATAATTGGCGACTACATCACGCGGCGGGCGCAGCTTACGCCGGACAAGATCGCCCTGGTAGATACGCTTCACGAGCAGCAACCCATCACCTACCGCGCCTGGGCGGCCCGCATCAACGCTACCGCAAACTGGCTATGCGAAGAGATTGGGGTGTGCAAGGGGGACCGCGTCGCCGTGTTGGCGATGAACTGCACCGCCTACCTGGACATCTGGATGGCCTGCGGCAGATTGGGCGCCATTCTGCAAAACCTCAACTGGCGGCTGTCGCCCGCCGAACTGCGCGCCTTGCTCCAGGATGCGGAGCCGTCCGTCCTCATTTACGGCCCCGATTTCCGGGAGACGGTGGCGCAATTGCGCCAGGGAGTGGCCGGCATCCGTCATTGGGTGGCGCTGGCGGAACGCGCCCACGCGGATGATGAACCATTCACCCGCCGCGATAGTTATCCAGCGACGCCGCCGCCGGTGGTGGACCTGGTGGCGGACGATCCGTGGGTGATTTGTTACACGGGGGGGACGACGGGGCTGCCAAAGGGGGCGATTTTGACACACGGGGCGATATTGGCAAATGCCGGCAACACCAACTTCAGTTGGGGCTTGACCGGAGACGATACCGCCATCCTCAACGCCCCCCTCTTCCACGCCGGCGGCCTCAACGTCTTCACCTTCCCCCTGATCATCGCCGGCGGCACATCCATCGTCTGCCGCGGTTTCGACCCCGACCAGGTGTTTGACCTGATCGCCGGCGGCGGCGTCACCCTCTTCTTTGGCGTGCCCACCATGTTCCTCATGCTACAGCAGCACCCGCGCTGGGCCGAGGCCGACTTCTCCCGCCTCAAACTGGTCATCTCCGGCGGCGCCCCCTGCCCCATGCCCATCTTCGAGAAGTTCTGGGAGCGGGGCGTCGATTTCAAGACCGGTTACGGTCTCACGGAAGCGGGGCCAAACACCTTCTGGCTGCCGCCCGCCGACGTGCGGCGCAAGCCCGGCTACGTCGGCTTTCCCTTGCAATTCGTGGACGTGAAAGTGCTGCGGCCCGATGGCCGGGAGTGCGCCGCGGAAGAAGGGGGCGAACTGGTCATTCGCGGGCCGCATGTATGCGCGGGCTACTGGCGCAACCCAGAAGCGACCGCCAAAGCGATCCACCCTATCGCCGCCGACCCCAGCGGGCGCGCCTGGTTACATACGGGCGACATCGCCGTCCGGGACGAGGAGGGATACTATCGCATTGTGGGACGATTGAAGGAGATGTTTATCTCCGGTGGGGAGAATGTGTATCCGGCGGAGATAGAATCCGTGCTGCACGCGCATCCGGCGGTGGCAGAAGCCGCCGTTGTGGGCGTGCCGGACGAAACCTGGGGGGAAGTGGGACGGGCGTTTGTGGTGTTGGTGGCGGGGCGGCAAGTTGCGGCGGCGGAATTGGCCGCGTTTTGCCGGCAGCGGCTGGCCGCCTACAAAACGCCGAAGTCATTTGTGTTTCTGGAGGAGCTGCCGAAAACGGGCGCGGGGAAGATAGACAAGAAGCAACTGGCGTAG
- a CDS encoding SH3 domain-containing protein, which translates to MRHLKTFAFRLPAGFVVLAGLFLFLILRGSAPLAAADTTWMAEYFNNTTLSGPPAYFRQESDINHDWGTGSPAPGINADNFSACWMRVVNFSGGTYRFSVTVDDGVRLYVDDQLLINAWYTSNVHTLSADTFLAAGDHYVRLEYYEAGGNAIIKLNWSPLNVSTPTPTTGWRGEYYNNQTLSGTAALVRTDPAVDFNWGVGTPAVGLLAADHFSVRWTQSLTFNPGRYRFVVNADDGARLWVNNTLLVDKWVDQQGGALIAEIDLPGALVPIKLEYYEDIGGASVKLAWTQVISYGTNQWQGEYYNNTSLSGAAALVRTDSQVNFNWGTGTPAVGVINSDNFSVRWTQTLYFSPGNYRFTTTTDDGVRLWVNNVLLIDRWQDRATQSFSADLSLPGGSVPLRMEYYEHAGLAEAHLTWSVISGPTPAPQPTPQPTPKPTPTPPPLPTGATATVISDLLNLRTGPSPSYNIIRVLTRNQVVRLAGYRNLSATWVQVITADNVQGWVYAPFVLSSYPLLSLPVWSGSAGTVNAGTAIVIAFYLNVRTGPDVSYTTFTRLLNGQQVTLTGYRNGAATWVQIITPEGQTGWVNQRYLLYSYPIEDMIVWSG; encoded by the coding sequence ATGCGGCATCTAAAAACCTTTGCCTTCCGCCTGCCGGCAGGCTTCGTCGTGCTGGCCGGCCTCTTCCTTTTCCTCATCCTGCGCGGGTCCGCCCCCCTGGCCGCCGCGGACACAACCTGGATGGCCGAATACTTCAACAACACCACCCTCTCCGGGCCTCCCGCCTACTTTCGCCAGGAATCTGACATTAACCACGACTGGGGTACAGGCAGCCCCGCCCCGGGCATCAACGCCGACAACTTCTCCGCCTGCTGGATGCGCGTCGTCAACTTTTCCGGCGGAACCTATCGCTTCTCCGTCACTGTGGACGATGGCGTGCGCCTTTACGTAGACGATCAGCTTCTGATCAACGCCTGGTACACCAGCAACGTCCACACCCTCAGCGCGGACACCTTCCTTGCCGCGGGTGACCACTACGTCCGGCTGGAATATTACGAAGCGGGCGGCAACGCCATCATCAAACTCAACTGGTCGCCGCTCAATGTCTCCACGCCGACGCCCACCACCGGTTGGCGCGGCGAATACTACAACAACCAGACCTTGAGCGGCACGGCCGCGCTGGTGCGTACCGACCCCGCCGTGGACTTTAACTGGGGCGTGGGAACGCCCGCCGTGGGCCTCCTGGCCGCCGACCACTTCTCCGTGCGCTGGACGCAATCACTCACCTTCAATCCAGGCCGCTATCGCTTCGTCGTCAACGCGGACGATGGCGCGCGCCTCTGGGTGAACAATACGCTCCTGGTTGACAAGTGGGTGGACCAGCAAGGGGGGGCGCTCATCGCGGAAATTGACCTGCCCGGCGCGCTGGTTCCCATCAAACTGGAGTACTACGAAGACATTGGCGGCGCGTCTGTCAAGCTGGCCTGGACGCAGGTTATCTCCTATGGCACAAACCAGTGGCAGGGAGAATATTACAACAACACCAGCCTCAGCGGCGCGGCGGCTCTGGTACGCACGGATAGCCAGGTCAACTTCAACTGGGGCACGGGCACGCCTGCCGTGGGCGTTATTAACAGTGATAACTTCTCCGTGCGCTGGACGCAAACGCTCTACTTTAGTCCGGGCAACTATCGCTTTACGACGACGACGGATGATGGGGTGCGCCTGTGGGTGAATAATGTTCTCCTGATTGACCGTTGGCAGGACCGGGCGACGCAATCCTTCTCGGCGGACCTCTCCTTGCCGGGTGGCTCCGTGCCGCTGCGCATGGAGTACTATGAACATGCGGGTCTGGCGGAAGCGCATCTGACCTGGAGCGTGATCTCTGGCCCGACGCCGGCGCCGCAGCCGACGCCGCAGCCGACGCCTAAACCCACGCCCACGCCGCCGCCGCTGCCCACCGGGGCCACGGCGACCGTCATCTCTGATCTGCTGAATCTGCGCACGGGGCCGTCTCCGAGCTACAATATCATCCGGGTGCTGACGCGCAATCAGGTGGTACGGTTGGCGGGTTATCGTAACCTGAGCGCGACTTGGGTGCAGGTGATTACGGCGGATAATGTGCAGGGGTGGGTGTATGCGCCGTTTGTGTTGAGCAGTTATCCGCTTCTGAGTTTGCCTGTGTGGTCGGGATCGGCGGGGACGGTCAATGCCGGCACGGCTATTGTCATCGCTTTCTACCTGAACGTCCGCACCGGCCCGGATGTCTCCTACACCACTTTTACCCGTCTGCTCAACGGGCAGCAAGTTACCCTCACCGGCTACCGCAACGGCGCGGCTACCTGGGTGCAAATTATCACCCCCGAAGGGCAAACGGGTTGGGTTAACCAGCGGTATCTGCTGTACAGCTACCCGATTGAAGACATGATCGTCTGGTCCGGGTAA
- a CDS encoding ABC transporter permease, whose protein sequence is MLNYWLVMRHEYRRMVARRAFLLTTLAIPLGFSLLIGLVIAVELARENKQPIGYVDNAHILDESLQATVSDAEKRIHITAFPDEASALDALRSGQVQAVFVFPPDYPGNRVVDLYYERQAPGNSAWGDFDDFVRVNLVRNMPANYQTRLLDGPHMIVEDTVSGRQFSEQGVVNIILPIVGSIFFFVATMTASGYMLRVVADEKENRTMEIMLTSITPRQLIGGKALGLLAAALTQLGIYLITVIIALKVATPYVPELQGVQVPWAYLGVMGLFFFPAYGLISAIMVAIGSAVTEFQQGQQIAGLLNFLFIIPMLVLPALLQSPNSPLVTFLSLFPTSAFLTISLRWGLGTVPTWQLVASWIILVGTTIVMIAAAARVFRAGMLHYGQPLNLRSVMAALRG, encoded by the coding sequence ATGCTTAACTATTGGCTGGTCATGCGACACGAATATCGGCGCATGGTGGCGCGGCGCGCATTTCTCCTCACCACTCTGGCCATCCCTCTGGGATTTTCCCTCCTCATCGGCCTGGTCATCGCCGTGGAACTGGCGCGGGAGAACAAACAGCCCATCGGTTACGTGGACAACGCGCACATTCTCGACGAATCGCTGCAAGCGACGGTCTCCGATGCCGAAAAACGCATTCACATAACGGCCTTTCCGGACGAGGCCAGCGCCCTGGATGCGCTACGCAGCGGCCAGGTGCAGGCGGTGTTCGTTTTCCCGCCGGATTATCCGGGAAACCGCGTTGTCGATCTTTATTACGAGAGGCAGGCTCCGGGCAACAGCGCCTGGGGGGATTTTGATGACTTTGTGCGCGTCAATCTGGTACGGAATATGCCGGCAAACTACCAGACACGACTGCTCGATGGTCCGCACATGATCGTGGAAGACACGGTGAGCGGGCGACAATTCAGCGAGCAAGGCGTCGTCAACATTATTTTGCCCATCGTCGGCAGCATCTTCTTCTTCGTCGCCACCATGACGGCGTCGGGCTACATGCTGCGCGTGGTCGCCGACGAGAAAGAGAACCGCACGATGGAAATTATGCTCACGTCCATCACGCCGCGGCAGTTGATCGGCGGCAAAGCCCTGGGATTGCTGGCGGCGGCCTTAACGCAGTTGGGCATCTACCTGATCACGGTGATCATCGCCCTCAAAGTCGCCACCCCCTACGTGCCAGAATTACAAGGGGTGCAGGTTCCCTGGGCCTACCTGGGCGTGATGGGCCTCTTCTTCTTTCCCGCCTACGGTCTCATCTCCGCCATCATGGTGGCCATCGGCAGCGCCGTCACCGAATTTCAACAGGGGCAGCAAATTGCCGGCTTGTTGAACTTCCTCTTCATCATTCCCATGCTCGTCCTGCCCGCCCTGCTGCAATCCCCCAACAGCCCGCTGGTCACATTTCTCTCCCTCTTTCCCACCAGTGCCTTCCTCACTATCTCCCTGCGCTGGGGATTAGGCACGGTTCCCACCTGGCAGTTGGTAGCAAGCTGGATCATCCTCGTAGGAACCACGATAGTCATGATCGCCGCCGCGGCGCGCGTTTTCCGCGCCGGTATGCTGCACTACGGGCAGCCGCTAAATCTGCGCAGCGTTATGGCGGCGCTGCGCGGCTAA
- a CDS encoding response regulator transcription factor, whose product MRIILADDRPRVRAALRLLLEQEPGNMIVAEAADATGLFLALQSQVADLLLLDWELPGMPASSLLPLIRSRQPLMRILALSGRPEARAEARAHRVDSFVSKGDPPENVLDAVRACARSREEGEKPS is encoded by the coding sequence ATGCGGATTATTCTCGCGGATGATCGGCCACGGGTGCGCGCGGCGCTGCGGCTCTTGTTGGAACAGGAGCCGGGCAATATGATTGTGGCGGAGGCGGCGGATGCAACCGGCCTGTTTCTGGCCTTGCAGTCCCAGGTGGCTGATCTGTTGTTGTTGGATTGGGAGCTGCCGGGAATGCCGGCATCTTCTCTCCTCCCCCTCATCCGCTCCCGCCAACCCCTCATGCGCATCCTCGCTCTGAGCGGTCGCCCCGAAGCCCGCGCCGAAGCCCGTGCCCACCGCGTAGACAGCTTCGTCAGCAAAGGAGACCCTCCTGAAAACGTCCTGGACGCCGTGCGCGCCTGCGCCCGCAGCCGGGAAGAGGGGGAAAAGCCATCGTGA
- a CDS encoding ABC transporter permease, protein MQTIWLVLKHEIVTTLRKRSFWVMTFLMPAFLILLNGYYVLQESDAATQNEQTDTAPVTLPHVALVDQANLVHGFPPELPPDVFLPYADLATARADLDAGRVDQIVVVSADYLESGNIRIYAPDFHLLSGGDNSVAFSSSNEWMLNYLLDYNLTGDGALAIALSNPTPGVLARQHALQPATAESSGERAQAELVATIVPYIYYFILLIVSGYMLQSVTAEKENRVVEILLLSVKPRQLMMGKIMGLTIVALVQLLIWFGGGIFMLQRSAIWLSAAQLSFPPSFFIWAVLFLLFGYLTYASIMAAAGAIAPTAREGSQVTWMLVLPLLPTLMFAREFLDSPHGGLSVSLSLFPLSAPSAMVTRIAVAQVPLWQILVSLAGLALTAYLFITLAARFFQPNNLLSVESFNWKRLATGWRREV, encoded by the coding sequence ATGCAAACCATCTGGCTTGTCCTCAAACACGAAATTGTGACGACGCTGCGCAAGCGTTCGTTCTGGGTGATGACATTTTTAATGCCGGCATTCCTCATCCTCCTCAACGGCTACTACGTCCTGCAAGAGAGCGATGCCGCAACCCAAAACGAACAAACCGACACAGCCCCCGTAACGCTGCCCCATGTCGCCCTCGTAGACCAGGCAAACCTGGTCCACGGCTTCCCCCCCGAACTGCCCCCTGACGTTTTCCTCCCCTACGCCGACCTCGCCACCGCCCGCGCCGACCTGGACGCAGGCCGCGTTGATCAAATCGTCGTCGTCTCCGCCGATTACCTGGAAAGCGGCAACATCCGCATCTACGCCCCCGACTTCCACCTGCTCAGCGGCGGCGATAACAGCGTCGCCTTCAGCAGCAGCAACGAGTGGATGCTCAACTACCTTCTCGACTACAACCTCACCGGCGATGGCGCGCTGGCTATCGCCCTTTCCAACCCCACGCCCGGTGTCCTCGCCAGACAACACGCCTTGCAGCCCGCCACGGCGGAAAGCAGCGGTGAACGCGCCCAGGCGGAACTGGTCGCCACCATTGTCCCCTACATCTACTACTTCATCCTCCTCATCGTCAGCGGCTACATGCTGCAAAGCGTCACCGCCGAAAAAGAAAACCGCGTCGTGGAAATACTGCTCCTCAGCGTCAAACCGCGGCAGCTCATGATGGGCAAGATCATGGGCCTCACCATCGTCGCCCTGGTGCAACTGCTCATCTGGTTTGGCGGCGGCATCTTTATGCTGCAACGCAGCGCCATCTGGCTCAGCGCCGCCCAACTCAGCTTCCCCCCCAGCTTCTTCATCTGGGCCGTGCTATTCCTCCTCTTTGGCTACCTGACCTACGCCTCCATCATGGCCGCCGCAGGCGCCATTGCCCCCACCGCGCGCGAAGGCAGCCAGGTCACGTGGATGCTGGTCCTGCCGCTGCTGCCGACCCTCATGTTTGCTAGAGAATTCCTGGACAGCCCCCACGGGGGACTCTCCGTATCGCTCAGCCTCTTCCCCCTCAGCGCCCCCAGCGCCATGGTCACGCGCATCGCCGTGGCCCAGGTGCCGCTGTGGCAAATCCTGGTCAGCCTGGCCGGCCTGGCCCTCACCGCCTACCTGTTCATCACCCTCGCGGCGCGCTTCTTCCAGCCCAACAACCTGCTTTCGGTGGAATCATTCAACTGGAAGCGACTGGCAACGGGATGGCGGCGTGAAGTATGA
- a CDS encoding ATP-binding cassette domain-containing protein — protein sequence MHTVDVSHLSKRFGSVHAVADVSFAVEAGEIFGLLGPNGAGKTTTIRMVMDIFKPDAGTISVLGGPLDLERKRRIGYLPEDRGLYKDLKLENTLIYLGTLKGLDERTVRARLGEWLERFDLAEHRQKKVQELSKGMQQKAQIIATLLHEPDLIVIDEPFSGLDPVNTRLVKDILDEQRLAGRSIIMSTHQMYQVEALCNRIVLIDEGRTVLYGKVDEIKRNFAGNAISLDGSGNFDQIPGVLEARHHNGSWQLALAAGADSQTVLRELAARPDVHIERFELAEPSLDDIFITVVSERPAAEHAREGNNA from the coding sequence ATGCACACCGTCGACGTTTCTCATCTATCCAAGCGGTTTGGCAGCGTGCACGCAGTTGCAGATGTTTCTTTTGCGGTGGAGGCGGGCGAGATCTTTGGCCTACTAGGGCCAAATGGTGCCGGCAAAACCACGACAATCCGCATGGTGATGGATATTTTTAAGCCAGATGCCGGCACGATCAGCGTACTCGGGGGACCACTAGACCTGGAGCGCAAGCGACGAATTGGCTACCTGCCCGAAGACCGCGGTCTCTACAAAGACCTGAAACTGGAGAACACCCTCATCTACCTGGGAACCCTCAAAGGACTGGATGAGCGCACCGTGCGCGCCCGCCTGGGGGAGTGGTTGGAGCGGTTCGATCTGGCGGAACACCGGCAAAAAAAGGTACAGGAACTGAGCAAGGGCATGCAGCAAAAGGCGCAAATCATCGCCACGCTGCTGCACGAGCCGGACCTGATCGTCATTGACGAGCCGTTTTCCGGGTTAGACCCCGTGAACACGCGCCTGGTGAAGGACATTCTCGACGAGCAGCGGCTGGCGGGAAGGAGCATCATCATGTCCACGCACCAGATGTATCAGGTGGAAGCATTGTGTAACCGGATTGTCCTCATTGACGAGGGGCGAACGGTTTTGTATGGCAAAGTGGACGAGATTAAGCGGAATTTTGCCGGCAATGCCATTTCCCTCGACGGCAGCGGCAACTTCGACCAGATTCCCGGCGTCCTGGAAGCGCGCCACCACAACGGCTCCTGGCAATTGGCGCTGGCCGCCGGCGCGGACTCGCAAACCGTGCTGCGCGAACTGGCCGCGCGTCCCGACGTCCATATTGAGCGATTCGAGCTGGCGGAACCCTCGCTGGACGACATCTTCATCACGGTTGTTTCCGAGCGCCCCGCCGCCGAACACGCCAGGGAGGGGAACAATGCTTAA
- a CDS encoding VOC family protein has translation MHVVKRYPDGVFSWVDLATPDPEGAKAFYMGLFGWESEDIPTPMGPAYTMLRMNGYNVAGLGPQPPGMEGMPAFWASYVNHSDVDAIAARIPGAGGVVTMPPMDVMSEGRMMMVQDPTGAMFGVWQPRDHIGAQLVNMPNTLVWNELQTRDGAAANAFYSAVFGWTADADSSGYVVYAADGRRQAGMMQMDDSWGEVPPNWAVYFMVDDLDATVARTQELNGTVLVPATPAGAMGRFAVLQDPQGGIFTVMQFDGPVDPPPGA, from the coding sequence ATGCATGTGGTAAAACGTTATCCTGATGGTGTGTTTAGTTGGGTGGATCTGGCTACGCCTGATCCGGAAGGGGCGAAGGCGTTTTATATGGGTCTCTTTGGCTGGGAGTCGGAGGATATTCCCACCCCCATGGGGCCGGCGTATACGATGCTGCGCATGAATGGCTATAATGTGGCGGGATTGGGGCCGCAGCCGCCGGGGATGGAAGGAATGCCGGCATTCTGGGCCTCCTACGTCAATCACAGCGATGTAGACGCCATTGCCGCGCGTATCCCCGGCGCCGGCGGCGTCGTCACCATGCCCCCGATGGACGTGATGAGCGAAGGGCGCATGATGATGGTCCAGGACCCCACCGGGGCCATGTTTGGCGTCTGGCAGCCACGCGACCACATCGGCGCACAGTTGGTGAACATGCCCAACACCCTGGTGTGGAACGAACTGCAAACACGCGATGGCGCGGCGGCGAATGCCTTCTACAGCGCCGTCTTTGGTTGGACCGCCGATGCCGACAGTTCAGGCTACGTGGTCTACGCCGCGGATGGCCGGCGGCAAGCGGGCATGATGCAAATGGACGACTCCTGGGGAGAAGTGCCCCCCAACTGGGCCGTTTACTTCATGGTGGATGACCTGGACGCCACCGTGGCCCGCACCCAGGAACTGAACGGCACGGTTCTCGTGCCCGCCACGCCCGCGGGCGCGATGGGGCGTTTTGCCGTGCTGCAAGACCCGCAAGGTGGCATTTTCACGGTGATGCAGTTTGATGGTCCCGTTGATCCGCCCCCCGGCGCGTAA
- a CDS encoding DUF3828 domain-containing protein → MKPSKMCLLLCAMAATLLLAACRADKPAASHDTTSQSAGENAGIATPTEEIYLPPADKADTPANTVQNFYGWYLDAIKAALTGDRDNPLANGEVARSGYLTPMLMHRVNELVLKFDEQGFVGLDPLWCAGITPPDNFYLDGQFSNNGVPMLLMRTNLPQHAFVVYTQQTGNLWQISDIACAGTPEGVVNSFYLWYLSRLADQGPAALTNGDYRASGFLSAALMEQVDAQVSAGASGDDPFLLTTRTPQGFAATPAENTGGVVLLRLDFGDAGQELRIRLLQEGGFWKIDVIKLANQ, encoded by the coding sequence ATGAAGCCTTCGAAGATGTGCCTGCTCCTCTGCGCTATGGCCGCGACTCTGCTGCTTGCCGCCTGCCGCGCCGACAAACCCGCCGCCTCCCATGATACGACGAGCCAATCCGCCGGGGAGAATGCCGGCATTGCCACGCCCACGGAGGAAATTTACCTGCCGCCCGCGGACAAAGCCGACACCCCGGCGAATACGGTGCAAAATTTCTACGGCTGGTATCTGGACGCGATCAAAGCGGCGCTGACGGGCGACCGTGATAATCCGCTGGCGAATGGGGAGGTCGCCCGGAGCGGTTATCTGACGCCCATGTTGATGCACCGCGTCAACGAGCTGGTGCTGAAGTTTGATGAGCAGGGTTTTGTGGGGCTGGATCCTTTGTGGTGTGCCGGCATCACCCCCCCCGACAACTTCTACCTCGATGGACAATTCAGCAACAACGGCGTCCCCATGCTCCTTATGCGTACCAATTTGCCCCAACACGCTTTTGTCGTGTACACGCAGCAAACGGGCAATCTTTGGCAAATCAGCGACATTGCTTGTGCCGGCACACCCGAAGGCGTCGTCAACAGCTTCTACCTCTGGTATCTTAGCCGCCTTGCCGACCAGGGACCAGCCGCCCTCACCAACGGTGACTACCGCGCCAGTGGCTTTCTCTCCGCCGCCCTGATGGAACAGGTAGATGCCCAGGTCTCCGCCGGGGCAAGTGGCGACGACCCATTTTTATTGACCACCAGGACCCCGCAAGGCTTTGCCGCCACGCCCGCCGAAAACACGGGTGGTGTCGTTCTCCTGCGCCTTGATTTTGGCGATGCCGGTCAAGAGCTGCGTATCCGGCTGTTGCAGGAGGGCGGGTTCTGGAAGATAGACGTGATCAAGCTGGCAAACCAATAG
- a CDS encoding MFS transporter yields MTEIPPPLTVSGSERTGILAGVRLYLDKVRLFRPNARLYLASLIVSGVAYGIYGLLFNFYVLSLGYNEALLGQLLTTSSLVALLSALPAGYVSDRVGRKRALFLSSLMTTAAVVGLVTWRSVTGFFAMSLVLGLAQSLSGVTLGPFLMENSGEAERTYLFSISFGLNMLASFVGNWIGGGMPAWIGHIAAVSATSAVAYRWSLVIVAGIAALALIPLSLLRSHPGAQEDEGRNLSPFQYARQNPRLLGKLISPLLVTSLGAGLLMPFMNVFFRRTYQSSDAAIGTLFAAGSLAMGIGLLVAPPLADKYGKIAVVVLTQALSIPFLILLGFAPWFWLSATAYLVRLALMNMSNPVYQTFVMEEVRQEARATVASLVSMSWNVGWSFSPTISGWLQVHYGFAPVFLGTITTYIIAIYLYWRFFYAREK; encoded by the coding sequence GTGACGGAAATACCGCCACCACTGACCGTATCCGGTAGCGAGCGCACCGGAATTCTGGCAGGCGTGCGCCTCTACCTGGACAAAGTGCGCTTGTTCCGGCCCAACGCACGCCTCTACCTGGCAAGCCTGATCGTCAGTGGCGTCGCCTACGGCATCTACGGCCTACTGTTCAACTTCTACGTCCTCAGCCTGGGTTACAACGAAGCCCTGCTGGGGCAACTGCTGACCACGTCTAGCCTGGTGGCTTTGCTCAGTGCCTTGCCTGCCGGCTATGTCAGCGACCGCGTCGGGCGGAAGCGGGCTTTGTTTCTGTCCAGCCTGATGACGACCGCTGCCGTGGTGGGGCTGGTCACGTGGCGCAGCGTGACGGGCTTCTTTGCCATGAGCCTTGTATTGGGGTTGGCGCAAAGCCTGAGTGGGGTCACGTTGGGGCCGTTTTTGATGGAGAACAGTGGCGAGGCGGAGCGGACGTATCTTTTTTCGATCAGTTTTGGCTTGAATATGCTGGCGAGTTTTGTGGGGAACTGGATTGGCGGGGGAATGCCGGCATGGATAGGCCATATCGCCGCCGTGAGCGCAACCAGTGCCGTCGCTTACAGGTGGTCGTTGGTGATTGTTGCCGGCATTGCCGCCCTGGCCCTCATCCCCCTCTCCCTCCTGCGCTCCCATCCCGGCGCCCAGGAAGACGAAGGACGTAATCTCTCCCCATTCCAATATGCCCGCCAAAACCCCCGCCTGCTGGGCAAACTCATCTCCCCTCTGCTCGTCACCTCACTGGGCGCGGGCCTGCTCATGCCCTTCATGAACGTCTTCTTCCGCCGCACCTACCAGAGCAGCGACGCCGCCATCGGCACCCTCTTTGCCGCCGGCTCCCTGGCTATGGGTATTGGCCTGCTCGTGGCCCCGCCCCTGGCCGACAAATACGGCAAGATCGCGGTCGTCGTCCTCACCCAAGCCCTGTCCATTCCCTTCCTCATCTTGCTTGGATTCGCGCCCTGGTTCTGGCTCAGCGCCACCGCCTACCTGGTGCGCCTGGCCTTGATGAACATGAGCAATCCCGTCTACCAGACGTTTGTTATGGAGGAAGTACGTCAGGAGGCGCGGGCCACCGTTGCCAGTCTGGTGAGCATGAGTTGGAACGTTGGCTGGTCGTTCAGCCCCACCATCAGTGGTTGGCTGCAAGTGCATTACGGATTCGCGCCCGTTTTTCTGGGCACAATCACCACCTACATCATTGCCATCTATCTCTACTGGCGTTTCTTTTATGCGCGTGAAAAGTAA